From Sediminibacterium sp. TEGAF015, a single genomic window includes:
- the rplK gene encoding 50S ribosomal protein L11, which produces MAKEISGFVKLQVKGGQANPAPPVGPALGSKGVNIMEFCKQFNARTQDKMGKVVPVLITVYSDKSFDFVIKTAPAAVQLMEAAKIQKGSKESNRQKVGKVTWEQVEAIAKDKMSDLNAFTLNSAMSMVAGTARSMGITVDGKAPWEN; this is translated from the coding sequence ATGGCAAAAGAAATCTCTGGCTTTGTGAAGCTGCAGGTGAAAGGTGGTCAAGCCAATCCTGCGCCTCCAGTGGGCCCTGCACTCGGTTCTAAGGGTGTAAACATTATGGAGTTCTGTAAACAGTTTAATGCTAGAACTCAGGATAAAATGGGAAAAGTTGTTCCTGTTCTTATCACTGTCTATTCTGACAAATCTTTCGACTTTGTAATCAAAACCGCTCCAGCTGCTGTGCAGTTAATGGAAGCTGCTAAGATTCAGAAAGGTTCTAAGGAAAGCAATCGTCAAAAAGTAGGTAAAGTAACTTGGGAACAAGTTGAAGCAATTGCCAAAGACAAGATGTCTGACCTAAATGCATTTACTTTAAACAGCGCTATGAGCATGGTTGCCGGTACTGCACGCAGTATGGGTATCACTGTTGATGGTAAAGCACCTTGGGAAAATTAA
- the rplJ gene encoding 50S ribosomal protein L10, producing MNKDQKNEVIEILKEKFSQYNNFYITDTESLTVEQVSNLRRTCFDKNVEMKVAKNTLIRKALEALDAEKYAGVFDSLHNVTALMFSENPKEPALIISSFRSKGNMEKPVLKAAFINGEVYSGDNNLKALTQIKTKNELIGEVIGLLQSPAKRVLAGLLQHHEKQAEAAQ from the coding sequence ATGAACAAAGACCAAAAAAATGAAGTAATTGAAATACTGAAGGAAAAATTCTCTCAGTACAATAACTTCTATATCACAGATACTGAATCTCTGACTGTAGAACAGGTTTCAAACCTAAGAAGAACCTGTTTTGACAAGAATGTAGAAATGAAAGTGGCTAAAAACACTTTGATCCGTAAGGCTCTTGAAGCATTGGATGCTGAAAAGTATGCTGGTGTATTCGATTCTTTACACAATGTAACTGCATTGATGTTCTCTGAGAACCCAAAAGAACCTGCTTTAATTATCAGTTCTTTCCGTTCTAAAGGCAACATGGAAAAGCCTGTATTAAAAGCAGCTTTCATTAATGGTGAAGTGTATAGCGGAGATAACAACCTGAAAGCACTTACTCAGATCAAGACTAAGAATGAATTGATCGGTGAAGTAATCGGATTGTTACAATCACCTGCCAAGCGTGTTTTGGCTGGTTTGTTACAGCACCACGAGAAGCAGGCTGAAGCTGCTCAATAA
- a CDS encoding OmpH/Skp family outer membrane protein produces the protein MKNFITGLSIATAIGVAVLFYLHFSSAKSPSAVAGGSAASAAAGGFKIAYFESDSIQNNFEYFKEVRASLQIKDQANAKQLNELKNVFTNKYQELQRVGQSLSQAELANKQQELVQMERTYQGKEQMMAQEMQDESFKKLQDVKKKIEDYLKEYNKNKGYAYIFSSAPEFMYLKDSAYNITDDLVKGLNKLYPKKP, from the coding sequence ATGAAAAATTTTATTACCGGTCTTTCTATAGCAACTGCGATTGGTGTTGCTGTTTTATTTTACTTACATTTCTCTAGTGCTAAATCTCCTTCTGCCGTTGCAGGTGGTAGTGCTGCAAGTGCTGCTGCTGGCGGATTTAAAATCGCTTACTTTGAGTCTGATTCTATTCAGAATAATTTTGAATATTTTAAAGAAGTACGTGCTTCATTACAGATCAAAGATCAGGCAAATGCTAAGCAGTTAAATGAGCTTAAAAACGTATTTACCAATAAGTATCAGGAACTACAGCGTGTAGGTCAAAGCTTGTCTCAGGCAGAATTGGCAAATAAGCAACAGGAGCTGGTACAAATGGAAAGAACTTATCAGGGTAAAGAGCAGATGATGGCCCAGGAAATGCAGGATGAGAGCTTTAAAAAGCTACAGGATGTTAAGAAGAAAATTGAAGACTACCTGAAAGAATACAATAAGAATAAAGGATATGCATATATTTTTTCCAGTGCACCTGAGTTTATGTATTTGAAAGATAGTGCTTACAATATCACAGATGATTTGGTGAAAGGTTTGAATAAGTTGTATCCAAAGAAGCCATAA
- the rpoC gene encoding DNA-directed RNA polymerase subunit beta', translated as MAIKRENKQRPTFSQITISLASPDSILERSFGEVLKPETINYRTYKPERDGLFCERIFGPVKDYECACGKYKRIRYKGIVCDRCGVEVTEKKVRRERMGHIKLVVPVVHIWYFKSLPNKIGYLLGMSSKKLETIIYYERYVVIQGGIKENLNMGDLLTEEEYLDLIDGLPKDNQFLPDDDPQKFIAKMGAEAVHALLERIDLDELSFSLRNAAATETSQQRKADALKRLSVVESFRDASARITNRPEWMVMQYIPVIPPELRPLVPLDGGRFASSDLNDLYRRVIIRNNRLKRLLEIKAPEVILRNEKRMLQEAIDSLFDNSRKSNAVKAEGGRALKSLSDVLKGKQGRFRQNLLGKRVDYSGRSVIVVGPELKIHECGLPKDMAAELFKPFVIRKLIERGIVKTVKSAKKLVDRKEAVIWDILENILKGHPVLLNRAPTLHRLSIQAFQPKLVEGKAIQLHPLVTSSFNADFDGDQMAVHVPLSNAAILEAQLLMLSSHNILNPQNGTPITLPSQDMVLGLYYITKGRKSTETETIKGQGMAFYSMDEVIIAYNEGRVDLHANIRVKTNVREKGVLVKKLIETTVGRVLFNQYVPQEVGFVNALLTKKSLREIIGDIIKITDVPKTAKFLDDIKTLGFRMAFRGGLSFSVNDLIVPEIRNELLESAKAEVEEVWDSYNMGLITNNERYNQVIDIWGRVDMKITESLIREMTIDNQGFNSVFMMLDSGARGSKTQVKQLVGIRGLMAKPRKSGSSGSEVIENPILSNFKGGLNVLDYFISTHGARKGLADTALKTADAGYLTRRLVDVSQDVVISEEDCGTLRGIATSALKDNEDVIEPLADRIEGRTSLHNVYHPITEELIILAGEEISSDVAKQIEEVGIETVEIRSVLTCESKRGVCVKCYGKNLATGYLAQRGDAVGIIAAQSIGEPGTQLTLRTFHVGGVAGSASIESTLQAKFDGTIQFDGLRTVDTVGNDGTKSKIVIGRTGEVRIMDVKNDRLMITNNVPYGATLNVKDGAQVKKGDVICTWDPFNNVIVAESNGTIKFENILDGITYRDESDEQTGHREKVVIETKDKTKIPTIIVEGKDIKQYNLPVGSHIGVEEGDEVKAGQVLVKIPRILGKLRDITGGLPRVTELFEARNPGNPAIVCEIDGVVSFGNVKRGNREIIVESRDGMIKKYLVPLTRQILVQDGDFVKAGTPMSDGQIAPADILAIKGPFAVQEYVVNEIQEVYRLQGVKINDKHVEVIVRQMMKKVEIVDAGDTKFLEEDLEDRFDFIEENDRIFDKKVVTNAGESAKMRAGQIITLRELREENSILRRADKKLVEVRDAKPATARPVLLGITKASLGVQSWISAASFQETTKVLSQAAIQGKTDAMLGLKENVITGHLIPAGSGQKEFENMIVGSKEEYEVLATTREAMSFDEEE; from the coding sequence ATGGCAATCAAAAGAGAAAACAAACAGCGTCCAACCTTTTCACAGATTACGATTAGTCTGGCATCTCCGGATAGTATCTTGGAAAGAAGTTTTGGCGAAGTACTGAAACCTGAAACCATCAACTATCGTACCTATAAGCCTGAACGTGACGGCTTATTCTGCGAAAGAATCTTCGGACCCGTTAAGGACTACGAATGTGCTTGTGGAAAATATAAGCGTATCCGTTACAAGGGAATCGTATGTGACCGTTGTGGTGTGGAAGTAACAGAAAAGAAAGTGCGTCGTGAACGCATGGGACATATTAAACTGGTAGTTCCTGTAGTACATATCTGGTACTTCAAGAGCTTACCTAATAAAATTGGTTACTTGCTTGGGATGAGTTCCAAGAAACTGGAAACCATTATTTATTATGAGCGCTATGTAGTTATTCAAGGTGGTATAAAAGAGAACCTAAACATGGGTGATCTTTTAACCGAAGAAGAATACTTAGATTTAATTGATGGTTTACCAAAAGACAACCAGTTTTTACCTGATGATGATCCTCAAAAGTTCATCGCTAAAATGGGAGCTGAAGCAGTTCATGCTTTGTTGGAGCGCATTGATTTAGATGAATTAAGTTTTTCTTTAAGAAATGCAGCAGCAACTGAAACTTCTCAGCAGCGTAAAGCAGACGCCCTTAAGCGTTTGAGCGTAGTTGAATCTTTCCGTGATGCTAGCGCCAGAATTACCAATCGCCCTGAGTGGATGGTAATGCAGTATATACCGGTTATTCCACCAGAATTGCGTCCATTGGTTCCATTGGATGGTGGTAGATTCGCATCTTCTGATTTGAATGATTTATACCGTCGTGTAATCATCCGTAACAACCGTTTAAAGCGTTTGTTAGAAATTAAAGCACCGGAAGTTATCTTAAGAAACGAAAAGAGAATGTTGCAGGAAGCAATTGACTCCTTGTTCGATAACTCCCGTAAGTCTAATGCTGTTAAAGCAGAGGGCGGCCGTGCGCTAAAATCTTTATCCGATGTACTGAAAGGTAAACAAGGTCGTTTCCGTCAGAACTTATTGGGTAAGCGTGTTGACTATTCTGGTCGTTCTGTAATCGTAGTAGGACCTGAGTTGAAAATACACGAGTGCGGATTACCAAAAGACATGGCTGCTGAACTTTTCAAGCCATTTGTTATTCGTAAATTAATTGAAAGAGGTATCGTGAAAACCGTTAAGTCTGCTAAGAAATTAGTAGATCGCAAAGAAGCGGTTATCTGGGATATTCTTGAAAATATCTTAAAGGGTCATCCGGTTTTATTAAACCGTGCCCCAACACTTCACCGTCTATCTATCCAGGCATTCCAGCCTAAATTGGTAGAAGGTAAAGCCATTCAACTTCACCCATTGGTTACCTCATCATTCAACGCGGATTTCGATGGTGACCAGATGGCCGTGCACGTTCCATTAAGCAATGCTGCTATTTTGGAAGCACAATTGTTGATGTTGTCTTCTCACAACATTCTAAACCCGCAGAATGGTACACCTATAACCCTTCCTTCACAGGACATGGTACTTGGATTGTATTACATTACCAAGGGAAGAAAGTCTACCGAAACTGAAACCATCAAAGGTCAGGGAATGGCTTTCTATAGCATGGATGAAGTGATCATTGCATACAATGAAGGAAGAGTTGACTTACATGCGAACATCAGAGTAAAAACCAACGTTCGAGAGAAAGGTGTTTTGGTTAAGAAATTGATTGAAACTACTGTTGGTCGTGTATTGTTCAATCAATATGTACCGCAGGAAGTTGGCTTCGTAAATGCATTGTTGACTAAGAAAAGTCTTAGAGAAATCATTGGTGATATTATTAAAATCACTGACGTTCCTAAAACTGCTAAATTCTTGGATGATATCAAAACACTTGGATTCCGTATGGCATTCCGTGGTGGATTGAGCTTCAGTGTTAATGACTTGATCGTTCCTGAAATCAGAAACGAATTATTGGAAAGTGCAAAAGCAGAAGTAGAAGAAGTTTGGGATAGCTATAATATGGGTCTTATCACCAATAACGAGCGTTACAACCAGGTAATTGATATCTGGGGTAGAGTCGATATGAAAATCACAGAGTCTTTGATTCGTGAAATGACCATCGACAACCAAGGCTTCAACTCAGTATTTATGATGTTGGATTCTGGTGCCCGTGGTAGTAAAACTCAGGTTAAGCAGCTAGTGGGTATTCGTGGTCTGATGGCTAAACCTCGTAAGAGTGGTAGCTCTGGATCTGAGGTTATTGAGAATCCAATCCTCTCCAACTTTAAAGGTGGATTGAACGTATTGGATTACTTTATCTCTACCCACGGTGCGCGTAAGGGTCTTGCGGATACCGCCCTTAAAACAGCGGATGCTGGTTACTTGACCCGTCGTTTAGTGGACGTTTCTCAGGATGTGGTTATTTCAGAAGAGGATTGCGGAACCTTACGTGGTATTGCAACTTCTGCACTGAAAGACAATGAAGATGTTATTGAACCATTAGCAGATAGAATTGAAGGACGTACTTCATTACATAATGTATACCACCCAATTACTGAAGAGTTGATCATCCTTGCGGGTGAGGAAATTTCTTCTGATGTGGCTAAGCAAATTGAAGAAGTGGGTATTGAAACGGTTGAAATCCGATCTGTACTTACCTGCGAAAGCAAGCGTGGTGTATGTGTGAAGTGTTATGGTAAAAACCTTGCAACCGGATATTTGGCTCAAAGGGGTGATGCAGTTGGTATTATTGCCGCTCAATCCATTGGTGAACCTGGTACACAGCTTACACTACGTACCTTCCACGTGGGTGGTGTTGCGGGATCTGCTTCTATTGAATCAACTTTACAAGCTAAGTTTGATGGTACCATTCAATTTGACGGATTAAGAACTGTTGATACGGTTGGTAATGACGGAACCAAGTCTAAAATTGTTATTGGACGTACAGGTGAAGTTAGAATCATGGACGTGAAAAACGATCGTTTAATGATTACCAACAACGTTCCTTACGGTGCTACTTTAAATGTTAAAGATGGTGCGCAGGTTAAGAAAGGAGATGTTATCTGTACATGGGATCCATTCAATAACGTAATTGTTGCTGAAAGCAATGGTACTATTAAGTTTGAAAACATTCTTGATGGTATTACTTACCGTGATGAGTCTGACGAACAAACAGGTCACCGCGAGAAAGTGGTTATTGAAACAAAGGATAAAACCAAGATCCCAACTATCATCGTAGAAGGTAAAGACATTAAGCAGTACAACTTACCAGTTGGTTCACATATTGGTGTAGAAGAAGGAGACGAAGTAAAAGCAGGTCAGGTATTGGTGAAGATCCCACGTATCTTAGGTAAACTAAGAGATATCACCGGAGGTCTTCCTCGTGTAACTGAATTATTTGAAGCGCGTAATCCAGGAAACCCTGCGATTGTTTGTGAAATTGATGGTGTTGTATCATTCGGTAATGTGAAGCGTGGTAATCGTGAGATTATTGTTGAATCACGTGATGGAATGATAAAGAAATACCTGGTTCCATTGACTCGTCAGATTCTTGTTCAGGATGGTGACTTCGTGAAAGCTGGTACTCCAATGTCTGACGGACAGATTGCTCCTGCCGACATTCTTGCTATCAAAGGACCATTTGCAGTTCAGGAATATGTAGTGAATGAAATTCAGGAAGTTTACCGTTTACAAGGGGTAAAAATCAACGACAAGCACGTTGAAGTGATTGTACGTCAGATGATGAAGAAAGTAGAAATTGTTGACGCTGGAGATACTAAATTCTTAGAGGAGGACCTGGAAGATCGCTTCGACTTTATTGAAGAGAACGACAGAATCTTTGATAAGAAAGTTGTAACCAATGCTGGAGAAAGCGCTAAAATGAGAGCTGGTCAAATTATCACTTTACGCGAATTAAGAGAAGAGAATTCCATCTTACGTCGTGCAGATAAGAAACTAGTTGAAGTTAGAGATGCTAAGCCTGCAACTGCCCGTCCGGTGTTGCTTGGTATTACCAAAGCTTCATTGGGTGTTCAAAGCTGGATTTCAGCTGCTTCGTTCCAGGAAACAACTAAGGTATTAAGTCAGGCCGCTATTCAGGGTAAGACAGATGCTATGTTGGGTCTGAAGGAGAACGTTATTACTGGACACCTTATTCCTGCTGGTTCCGGACAGAAAGAGTTCGAGAACATGATTGTAGGAAGTAAGGAAGAATATGAAGTACTAGCTACTACCAGAGAAGCAATGAGCTTTGACGAAGAAGAGTAA
- the rplA gene encoding 50S ribosomal protein L1 produces MSLTKKRKVANTKVDKAKFYSLKEAASLVKEINCTKFDSSVDLHIRLGVDPKKADQQVRGTVSLPHGTGKTKKVLVLCTPDKEAAANEAGADYVGLDEFITKIEGGWVDIDVIIATPAVMPKIGKLGKVLGPRNLMPNPKTGTVTNDVAAAVNEVKGGKIAFKVDKTGIVHASIGRISFSPEKLTENSTELINAIIKLKPSSAKGTYLKAASMASTMSPGIALDTKSLMN; encoded by the coding sequence ATGTCACTTACTAAAAAAAGAAAAGTAGCGAACACTAAGGTGGATAAAGCAAAATTTTATTCTCTTAAGGAAGCTGCATCATTGGTTAAAGAAATTAACTGTACAAAATTTGACAGTTCTGTTGACCTACATATCCGTTTAGGCGTAGATCCTAAAAAAGCTGACCAACAGGTACGTGGTACCGTTTCATTACCTCACGGTACTGGTAAAACCAAAAAAGTATTGGTTTTATGTACTCCTGATAAAGAAGCTGCTGCTAATGAAGCAGGTGCTGATTATGTTGGTTTAGACGAATTCATCACTAAAATTGAAGGTGGTTGGGTAGATATCGATGTAATCATCGCTACTCCTGCTGTAATGCCTAAAATTGGTAAATTAGGTAAAGTATTAGGTCCTCGTAACTTGATGCCAAACCCTAAAACCGGTACTGTAACCAACGACGTTGCAGCAGCAGTTAATGAAGTAAAAGGTGGTAAAATCGCTTTCAAAGTAGATAAAACCGGTATTGTACACGCTTCTATCGGAAGAATTTCTTTCTCTCCGGAAAAGTTAACAGAAAACAGCACCGAATTAATCAATGCTATCATTAAGTTGAAGCCTTCATCTGCAAAAGGAACTTACCTTAAAGCAGCTAGCATGGCCAGCACAATGAGCCCTGGTATAGCATTAGACACCAAATCATTAATGAACTAA
- the rpoB gene encoding DNA-directed RNA polymerase subunit beta — translation MSTTTMNNRVGFGKTKHLADAPDLLDIQLESFKEFFQLETTPDKRNVEGLFRVFKENFPITDTRNIFVLEFLDYFIDPPRYTIEECMERGLTYAVPLKAKLRLSCNDEEHVDFQTIVQDVFLGNIPYMTPRGTFVINGAERVVVSQLHRSPGVFFGQSVHPNGTKIYSARVIPFKGAWMEFATDINNVMYAYIDRKKKFPVTTLLRSIGFETDKDILELFGMADEVKADKKTLAHHVGKKLAARVLRTWVEDFVDEDTGEVVSIERNEIVMERDTVLDEEAIDTIIEMEVKSVFIQKEDVGGDYAIIYNTLNKDTSNSELEAVQHIYRQLRGADAPDNETARGIIDKLFFSDKRYDLGEVGRYKINRKLGLDYPLTKKVLTKQDIIEIIKYLVRLTNAKAEIDDIDHLSNRRVRTVGEQLYAQFGVGLARMARTIRERMNVRDNEVFTPVDLINARTLSSVINSFFGTSQLSQFLDQTNPLSEITHKRRISALGPGGLSRERAGFEVRDVHYSHYGRLCTIETPEGPNIGLISTLCVHAAINDMGFIETPYRKVENGKVNMKELTFLSAEEEDAAKIAQSNAPLSEKGEFVEEKVVSRQTGDFPILDKEEVEYMDVAPNQIVGLSASLIPFLEHDDANRALMGSNMQRQAVPLIVPEVPIVGTGLEAKAARDARIQIHAEGNGVVEFVDANEIHVRYDRNDLDRLVSFNDDLQVYKLTKFIKTNQATCINLSPAVKKGQVVKKGDFLTEGYATKDGELALGRNLQVAFMPWKGYNFEDAIVISEKVVREDLFTSVHIDEYELEVRDTKLGEEELTPDIPNVSEEATKDLDENGIIRIGATIKEGDILIGKITPKGESDPTPEEKLLRAIFGDKAGDAKDASLKAPNGTEGVVIDKKLFQRAKKDKNGKIREKALLEKVEKVHQQNVEAIKELLLEKLQTLLKDKASAGVSNNFGEMLIGKGAKFNQKNLSTIDYQNVNPLGWTGDAKTDDQINTLLHNYSIKFNEELGRYKREKFNISIGDELPAGVLKLAKVYLAVKRKLKVGDKMAGRHGNKGIVAKIVRAEDMPFMEDGTPVDIVLNPLGVPSRMNLGQIYETILGWTGKRLGVRFATPIFDGASTDQIEQYCKDAGIPRNGHTYLYDGETGERFHQKATVGVIYMIKLHHMVDDKMHARSIGPYSLITQQPLGGKAQFGGQRFGEMEVWALEAYGAANILQELLTLKSDDIIGRAKTYEAIVKGENIPRAGVPESFNVLVHELRGLGLDLKFD, via the coding sequence ATGTCTACTACAACAATGAACAACAGGGTCGGCTTCGGTAAAACTAAACATTTGGCTGATGCCCCTGACCTGCTCGACATCCAGTTAGAATCCTTTAAAGAGTTTTTTCAGTTAGAGACTACACCCGACAAGCGTAATGTGGAAGGGTTGTTCCGTGTGTTTAAGGAAAACTTTCCTATCACAGACACGCGTAACATCTTCGTGCTGGAATTCCTGGATTATTTTATTGATCCTCCTCGTTACACTATTGAAGAGTGTATGGAGCGTGGATTAACTTATGCCGTACCCTTAAAAGCTAAATTGCGTTTAAGTTGTAACGATGAGGAACACGTAGATTTCCAAACCATTGTACAGGACGTTTTCTTAGGAAATATTCCGTACATGACTCCACGTGGTACTTTTGTAATTAATGGTGCAGAGCGTGTGGTTGTATCTCAGCTACACCGTTCTCCAGGTGTGTTCTTCGGACAGTCTGTGCACCCCAACGGCACAAAAATCTACTCCGCCCGCGTCATCCCGTTCAAGGGTGCCTGGATGGAGTTTGCCACAGATATCAACAACGTAATGTATGCGTACATTGACCGTAAGAAGAAATTCCCGGTTACTACCTTATTGCGTTCCATAGGATTCGAAACCGATAAAGACATTCTTGAGTTGTTTGGAATGGCTGATGAGGTAAAAGCTGATAAGAAAACTTTGGCCCATCATGTTGGTAAGAAATTAGCTGCCCGCGTATTAAGAACCTGGGTAGAAGATTTTGTTGATGAAGATACTGGTGAAGTAGTGAGCATTGAGCGTAACGAAATCGTTATGGAACGTGACACTGTTTTGGATGAAGAAGCAATTGACACCATTATTGAAATGGAAGTGAAGAGCGTATTTATTCAGAAGGAAGATGTAGGTGGTGATTACGCAATCATTTATAACACATTAAATAAGGATACTTCTAACAGTGAATTGGAAGCGGTTCAGCATATCTATCGCCAGTTGCGTGGTGCTGATGCTCCGGATAATGAAACTGCAAGAGGTATTATTGATAAATTATTTTTCAGCGACAAGCGTTACGATTTAGGAGAAGTAGGTCGTTATAAGATCAACAGAAAGTTAGGTCTTGATTACCCGCTAACTAAAAAGGTGTTAACCAAGCAGGACATTATTGAAATCATTAAGTACCTGGTTCGTTTAACCAATGCTAAGGCTGAAATTGATGATATTGACCACTTGAGCAACCGCCGTGTTCGTACAGTAGGCGAGCAGTTATATGCTCAATTTGGTGTTGGTCTTGCCAGAATGGCCAGAACCATTCGTGAGCGTATGAACGTTCGTGATAATGAGGTATTCACACCAGTAGATTTGATTAATGCAAGAACATTAAGTTCTGTAATTAACTCATTCTTTGGTACTTCTCAGCTTTCTCAATTCTTAGATCAAACCAACCCACTGAGTGAAATCACGCACAAGCGTCGTATTTCTGCGCTAGGGCCAGGCGGTTTGAGCAGAGAACGTGCCGGATTCGAAGTACGTGACGTACACTATTCTCACTACGGTCGTTTGTGTACCATTGAAACACCGGAAGGTCCAAACATTGGATTGATTTCTACTTTATGCGTTCACGCAGCTATTAACGATATGGGCTTTATTGAAACTCCATACCGTAAAGTAGAAAACGGTAAAGTGAACATGAAAGAACTTACTTTCTTAAGCGCTGAAGAAGAAGATGCTGCGAAAATTGCGCAGAGCAATGCACCATTGAGCGAGAAGGGAGAGTTTGTTGAAGAGAAAGTAGTATCTCGTCAAACTGGTGATTTCCCAATCTTAGATAAGGAAGAAGTAGAATACATGGACGTTGCTCCTAACCAGATTGTTGGTTTGAGTGCTTCACTTATTCCTTTCCTTGAACATGATGATGCCAACCGTGCTTTGATGGGATCAAACATGCAGCGTCAGGCGGTTCCTTTGATTGTTCCTGAAGTGCCTATTGTTGGTACTGGTTTGGAAGCTAAAGCTGCCCGCGATGCTCGTATTCAGATTCACGCAGAAGGTAATGGTGTGGTTGAGTTTGTAGATGCAAATGAAATTCATGTTCGTTACGATAGAAATGATTTAGATCGTTTGGTGAGCTTTAACGATGACTTACAGGTTTACAAACTGACTAAGTTCATTAAAACCAACCAGGCTACCTGTATCAACCTTAGCCCTGCGGTTAAGAAAGGTCAGGTGGTTAAGAAGGGTGATTTCCTAACTGAAGGATATGCTACCAAAGACGGTGAATTGGCTTTAGGCCGTAATCTTCAGGTTGCATTTATGCCTTGGAAAGGATACAACTTTGAAGATGCGATCGTTATCAGTGAAAAAGTAGTTAGAGAAGATTTATTTACTTCTGTACATATTGATGAGTACGAATTGGAAGTTCGTGACACAAAATTGGGTGAAGAAGAATTAACCCCGGATATTCCAAACGTTTCTGAAGAAGCAACCAAAGATTTAGATGAGAATGGTATTATCAGAATTGGTGCTACTATTAAAGAGGGCGATATTCTTATTGGTAAGATTACGCCAAAAGGCGAGTCTGATCCAACCCCTGAGGAAAAACTTTTGCGTGCCATCTTTGGTGACAAAGCGGGAGATGCAAAAGATGCTTCTTTAAAGGCACCAAATGGTACAGAAGGTGTAGTAATTGATAAAAAATTATTCCAGCGCGCTAAGAAAGATAAGAATGGTAAGATTCGTGAAAAAGCATTGTTGGAAAAAGTTGAGAAAGTACATCAGCAAAATGTAGAAGCCATTAAGGAATTATTGTTAGAAAAACTACAGACTTTGTTGAAAGACAAAGCTTCTGCTGGTGTAAGCAATAACTTCGGAGAAATGTTGATTGGTAAAGGTGCAAAATTCAATCAAAAGAATCTGAGCACTATAGATTACCAGAACGTGAATCCTTTGGGTTGGACAGGTGATGCAAAAACCGACGATCAGATCAATACCCTTTTACACAACTATAGCATTAAGTTTAATGAAGAGTTGGGTAGATACAAGCGTGAGAAATTCAACATCTCTATTGGTGATGAGTTGCCAGCTGGTGTATTGAAATTGGCTAAAGTTTACTTGGCTGTTAAGCGTAAATTGAAAGTAGGGGATAAGATGGCGGGTCGTCACGGAAACAAGGGTATTGTTGCCAAAATTGTACGTGCCGAAGACATGCCATTTATGGAAGACGGAACACCTGTAGATATCGTATTGAATCCACTTGGGGTACCTTCCCGTATGAACCTTGGACAGATTTATGAAACCATTTTAGGATGGACTGGTAAGCGTTTAGGTGTTCGTTTTGCTACACCAATTTTTGATGGTGCATCTACGGATCAAATTGAACAATACTGTAAAGATGCGGGCATTCCGAGAAACGGTCATACGTACTTGTATGATGGTGAAACCGGAGAACGTTTCCACCAGAAAGCAACAGTAGGTGTAATCTATATGATTAAACTACACCACATGGTTGACGATAAGATGCACGCGCGTTCTATCGGACCATACAGCTTGATTACTCAACAACCGTTGGGTGGTAAGGCTCAGTTTGGTGGTCAGCGTTTTGGTGAAATGGAGGTTTGGGCATTGGAAGCATATGGTGCTGCCAACATCCTGCAGGAATTATTAACTCTTAAGTCTGATGATATCATTGGACGTGCAAAAACCTATGAGGCAATTGTGAAAGGAGAGAATATTCCAAGAGCAGGCGTTCCTGAATCATTCAATGTATTGGTGCACGAATTAAGAGGTCTAGGTTTAGATCTTAAGTTCGATTAA
- the rplL gene encoding 50S ribosomal protein L7/L12 produces MADVKALAEQLVGLTVKEVQELADVLKADYGIEPAAAAVVVAAGDGGGAAAAEEKTSFDVILVSGGASKLGVVKIVKELTGLGLKEAKDLVDGAPKPVKEGISKAEADDLAAKLKEAGAEVEIK; encoded by the coding sequence ATGGCAGACGTAAAAGCATTAGCCGAACAATTAGTAGGCTTAACAGTAAAAGAAGTTCAGGAATTAGCTGATGTATTAAAAGCTGATTACGGTATTGAACCAGCTGCTGCTGCAGTTGTAGTTGCTGCTGGAGACGGTGGTGGCGCTGCTGCTGCTGAAGAGAAAACATCTTTTGATGTAATTCTTGTTTCTGGTGGTGCAAGCAAATTAGGTGTGGTTAAAATCGTTAAAGAATTAACCGGTTTAGGTTTGAAAGAAGCTAAAGACCTAGTTGATGGTGCTCCAAAGCCAGTTAAAGAAGGTATTTCTAAGGCTGAAGCAGACGATTTAGCTGCTAAGTTGAAAGAAGCAGGTGCTGAAGTAGAAATCAAGTAA